In Thunnus thynnus chromosome 20, fThuThy2.1, whole genome shotgun sequence, a single window of DNA contains:
- the nudt13 gene encoding nucleoside diphosphate-linked moiety X motif 13 — protein sequence MLKPLRVLLSARKCSSFVGRMRYVNRLKEDDEACAAALQTGRMFLFHRLAPLLQHTERGTFRPATLICSGTEPHHKRTTGTEPHHKRTTGSEPLDQAAVEEVCEGNFIDLRKAFFLLTGAEAPLVAKGQALLRWHQTSGFCSATGQPTHRNQAGSQRVCSSSGIVYYPKMSPVAIVLVSDGKRCLLGRQSSFPRGMYSALAGFCDMGETLEETLCREVAEEVGLEVQSVSYSSSQHWPFPHSSFMLACHASVSPAHTQLNVDHTELEDARWFSLEEIISALQVKTPPRRGDPPVVWLPPKHAVANRLITEWTQQQQRSEAGD from the exons ATGTTGAAACCTCTGAGGGTTCTCCTCTCTGCCAGGAAATGTTCAAGCTTCGTCGGCAGGATGAG GTATGTAAACAGGTTGAAGGAGGATGATGAGGCGTGTGCTGCAGCGCTGCAGACCGGTCGCATGTTCCTGTTCCACCGACTGGCTCCGCTGCTGCAGCACACAGAGCGGGGAACCTTCAGACCGGCCACACTGATCTGCTCAGGTACAGAACCACACCACAAGAGAACCACAGGTACAGAACCACACCACAAGAGAACCACAGGTTCAGAACCACTGGATCAGGCAGCGGTAGAGGAAGTGTGTGAAGGAAACTTTATCGACCTGAGGAAGGCTTTCTTTCTGCTGACCGGAGCAGAGGCGCCTCTAGTGGCCAAG GGTCaggctctgctgcgctggcaTCAAACCAGCGGCTTCTGCAGCGCCACAGGTCAGCCGACCCACCGCAACCAGGCAGGAAGTCAgagagtctgcagcagcagcggcatCGTCTACTATCCCAAG ATGTCTCCAGTGGCGATCGTCCTGGTGTCTGATGGGAAACGGTGTTTGTTGGGAAGACAGTCGTCTTTCCCTCGGGGCATGTACAGCGCTCTGGCCGGCTTCTGTGACATGG gggAGACCCTGGAGGAGACGCTGTGCAGGGAGGTGGCAGAGGAGGTGGGTTTGGAGGTTCAGAGTGTTTCCTACAGCTCCTCGCAGCACTGGCCCTTCCCACACAGCTCCTTCATGCTGGCCTGCCACGCTTCTGTTAGCCCCGCCCACACTCAG TTAAACGTGGACCACACGGAGCTGGAGGACGCTCGCTGGTTCAGTCTGGAGGAAATCATCTCAGCCCTGCAGGTGAAGACTCCGCCCAGGAGAGGCGACCCGCCCGTCGTCTGGCTTCCACCCAAACACGCCGTCGCCAACCGCCTCATCACGGAGTggacgcagcagcagcagcgcagcGAGGCGGGAGACTAA
- the rpp30 gene encoding ribonuclease P protein subunit p30 isoform X1, with amino-acid sequence MCQRAAGSRSSIMSVFMDLNLNYTADKSRLQSLIETAAHLGFSTVAVNYVFEPSAKNKGIPSPTPINELIDQLPVVQGRSRPITVLNRLTIVTSDPSHFRPNAAEYRCFDLLAVQPTSEKLFHAACMMYDVDIICVSVTEKLPFFFKRAPVNGAADRGLVFEVSYAAAIRDSTMRRYTIANAVSLMESCRGKNVILSSAAEKALELRGPYDVTNLGLLFGLSDGDAKEAVSSRCRSVILHAETRKTASGVVYTVKSCQQEAPPAAAHCEAPAAKRARPHLTD; translated from the exons ATGTGTCAGAGAGCTGCAGGCAGCCGCAGCAGCATCATGTCGGTGTTTATGGATCTGAACCTGAACTACACGGCGGATAAAAGCCGCCTGCAGAGTCTGATAGAGACGGCAGCTCACC tcGGTTTCTCTACAGTCGCCGTCAACTACGTGTTCGAACCTTCGGCTAAAAACAAAGGAATTCCCTCCCCGACGCCGATCAATGAGCTGATCGATCAGCTGCCCGTCGTACAG GGTCGGTCTCGGCCAATCACAGTGCTGAACAGACTGACCATCGTGACGTCAGACCCCAGTCACTTT AGGCCGAACGCTGCAGAGTATCGATGTTTCGACCTGCTGGCGGTCCAGCCGACCTCCGAGAAACTCTTCCAC gcagCCTGTATGATGTATGACGTTGACATCATCTGTGTGTCAGTAACAGAGAAACTCCCGTTCTTCTTCAAGAGAGCTCCGGTCAACGGG gctGCAGACAGAGGTCTGGTGTTTGAGGTGTCGTACGCTGCAGCCATCAGAGACTCCACCATGCGTCGCTACACCATCGCTAACGCCGTCAGTCTGATGGAGAGCTGTAGAGGGAAG aATGTGATCCTGTCCAGCGCAGCAGAGAAG gctcTGGAGCTCAGGGGTCCGTATGACGTCACCAACCT tggtttattGTTCGGTTTGTCAGACGGAGACGCAAAAGAAGCCGTTTCCTCCAGATGTCGATCAGTAATACTACACGCAG AAACCAGGAAGACGGCGAGCGGCGTCGTCTACACCGTGAAGAGCTGCCAGCAGGAGGCGCCGCCGGCCGCCGCACACT GTGAAGCTCCTGCAGCCAAGAGAGCCAGACCTCACCTGACGGACTGA
- the rpp30 gene encoding ribonuclease P protein subunit p30 isoform X2 — MCQRAAGSRSSIMSVFMDLNLNYTADKSRLQSLIETAAHLGFSTVAVNYVFEPSAKNKGIPSPTPINELIDQLPVVQGRSRPITVLNRLTIVTSDPSHFRPNAAEYRCFDLLAVQPTSEKLFHAADRGLVFEVSYAAAIRDSTMRRYTIANAVSLMESCRGKNVILSSAAEKALELRGPYDVTNLGLLFGLSDGDAKEAVSSRCRSVILHAETRKTASGVVYTVKSCQQEAPPAAAHCEAPAAKRARPHLTD, encoded by the exons ATGTGTCAGAGAGCTGCAGGCAGCCGCAGCAGCATCATGTCGGTGTTTATGGATCTGAACCTGAACTACACGGCGGATAAAAGCCGCCTGCAGAGTCTGATAGAGACGGCAGCTCACC tcGGTTTCTCTACAGTCGCCGTCAACTACGTGTTCGAACCTTCGGCTAAAAACAAAGGAATTCCCTCCCCGACGCCGATCAATGAGCTGATCGATCAGCTGCCCGTCGTACAG GGTCGGTCTCGGCCAATCACAGTGCTGAACAGACTGACCATCGTGACGTCAGACCCCAGTCACTTT AGGCCGAACGCTGCAGAGTATCGATGTTTCGACCTGCTGGCGGTCCAGCCGACCTCCGAGAAACTCTTCCAC gctGCAGACAGAGGTCTGGTGTTTGAGGTGTCGTACGCTGCAGCCATCAGAGACTCCACCATGCGTCGCTACACCATCGCTAACGCCGTCAGTCTGATGGAGAGCTGTAGAGGGAAG aATGTGATCCTGTCCAGCGCAGCAGAGAAG gctcTGGAGCTCAGGGGTCCGTATGACGTCACCAACCT tggtttattGTTCGGTTTGTCAGACGGAGACGCAAAAGAAGCCGTTTCCTCCAGATGTCGATCAGTAATACTACACGCAG AAACCAGGAAGACGGCGAGCGGCGTCGTCTACACCGTGAAGAGCTGCCAGCAGGAGGCGCCGCCGGCCGCCGCACACT GTGAAGCTCCTGCAGCCAAGAGAGCCAGACCTCACCTGACGGACTGA
- the LOC137172583 gene encoding scavenger receptor cysteine-rich type 1 protein M130-like, which produces RLVNGTSLCSGRLEVKSEQSWSSVCEADFDQQDAEVVCRELGCGAPSVLQGALYGEVEAPMWTKEFQCGGHESALLDCGRSDSARSTCSPGKAVGLTCSEPVRLVGGASRCAGTLEMKLGEWRPVDDSDWTLKAAAAACRVLDCGSAVSTGSRNEASYRSVWRIRSDCVHSGSALRECASSVSSSSIVELTCSDLLLQPIISVSSTMDGVSEAQQQGFQVRRGSDFTISCSVQPQYPGGSFQLTFTSSNTTHNYTQPAVNHSADFLFPAADPAHQGNYSCVYGVYVFAHNFSFESRLLSLAVTGKLKQSVKLSGTETLH; this is translated from the exons aggctggtgaatgggactagtctgtgttcaggcagactggaggtgaagtctgagcagtcgtggtcctcagtgtgtgaagctgactttgaccagcaggatgcagaggtggtctgtagggagctcggctgtggggctccttcagtcctccagggggcgctctatggagaagtggaggctccgatgtggaccaaagagttccagtgtggaggccatgagtctgctctcctggactgtggaagatcagactcagctagaagcacctgctcacctggcaaagctgttggactcacctgctcag agcctgtcaggttggtgggaggagccagtcgctgtgcaggtacactggagatgaaactgggagagtggagaccagtgGATGACTCTGACTGGACCCTgaaggcagcagctgcagcctgcagagttctggactgtggctctgctgtttcaacaggaagcagaaacGAAGCCTCATACAGATCTGTATGGAGGATCAGATCTGACTGTGTTCATTCTGGATCTGCACTAAGGGAATGTGCATCATcagtttcctcttcctccatcgtggagctcacctgctcag acctgctgcttcagCCAATCATCTCTGTGTCTTCTACCATGGACGGGGTCTCCGAGGCCCAGCAGCAGGGGTTTCAGGTGCGCCGGGGCTCCGACTTCACCATCAGCTGCTCCGTCCAGCCTCAGTACCCAGGAGGCTCCTTCCAgctcaccttcacctcctccaacacaacacacaactacacccagccagctgtcaatcactctgctgacttcctgtttcctgctgcagaccCCGCCCACCAAGGAAACTACAGCTGTGTTTATGGCGTCTATGTTTTTGCTCATAACTTCTCCTTTGAGAGCCGTCTGCTGTCTCTCGCTGTCACAGGTAAGCTGAAGCAGAGTGTGAAGCTCAGTGGAACTGAGACGTTACACTGa